In Bradyrhizobium lablabi, one DNA window encodes the following:
- a CDS encoding alkaline phosphatase family protein codes for MLKQTTKRLRDRTVVTAAILSLMAPHAYAAQPIGGAHANDKKTDSPIKHVIVIIGENRTFDHVFATYEPRAGEHVDNLLSKGIIKEDGSPGPNYAKAKQFSTTVSNFYSINPTLKTAYDNSTNKLQAPGTSYAPKTCYTTVELASLNGPGCLSTLSEAKRGDYGLSKGDLPLLTTGATGIAGGSPDTRILDYANLPNGPYPLVTLPAGEDETSSLYKTYGGSPVHRFYQMWQQLDCDAAKVTASNPSGCQADLFPFVEMTVSSGSNGNPVPKPLAEGDIAMGFYNVARGDAPYLTKLAREFTLNDNYHQAVMGGTYANHMMIGYAGSLYYADQNGDPATPPPNQIENPNPAPNTNNWYANDGYGGGSYTNCSDPSQPGVAAIVNYLTAVHVPADCAPGAYYLLNNYVPAYIGSGVTDPVNNGQFTLPPVIKQKHIGDELTAASVSWAYFGERWNDFKTAPGEGVQFGALDPIAYLYCNICNPFLYSASVMTNQAQRDAHMKDTLDLYDAIENGSLPAVSFVKPSTFNDGHPSSSRVDLFESFTKNIIDKVQANQDLWESTAILVTVDEGGGYYDSGYVQPLDYFGDGTRIPLIVVSKYSQGGHVSHEYSDHASIPKFIERNWDLPKLSKYSRDNLPNPKTSDDNPYVPTNRPALGDLFGNFQFGDRDDHHHGDN; via the coding sequence ATGCTCAAGCAAACGACGAAACGTCTACGCGATCGTACGGTCGTGACCGCCGCGATCTTGTCACTGATGGCACCTCACGCTTACGCGGCCCAGCCGATCGGCGGAGCTCATGCCAACGACAAGAAGACCGACAGCCCGATCAAGCACGTCATCGTCATCATTGGCGAAAACCGCACCTTCGACCATGTTTTCGCGACTTACGAGCCGCGCGCGGGCGAGCATGTCGACAATCTCCTGTCCAAGGGCATCATCAAGGAAGACGGCTCGCCGGGCCCGAACTACGCCAAGGCGAAGCAGTTCTCGACCACGGTCAGCAATTTTTACTCGATCAATCCCACGCTGAAGACCGCCTACGACAATTCGACCAACAAGCTGCAGGCGCCGGGAACCTCCTACGCGCCAAAGACCTGCTACACCACGGTCGAACTGGCTTCGCTCAACGGTCCGGGCTGCCTCTCCACGCTGTCGGAGGCCAAGCGGGGCGATTACGGCCTGAGCAAGGGGGATCTGCCGCTATTGACGACAGGCGCGACCGGCATTGCGGGCGGATCGCCCGATACCCGCATCCTCGACTACGCCAACTTGCCGAACGGCCCCTATCCGCTGGTGACGCTGCCGGCTGGCGAAGACGAAACCTCGAGCCTCTACAAGACCTACGGCGGCAGCCCGGTGCACCGCTTCTATCAGATGTGGCAGCAGCTCGACTGCGACGCCGCCAAGGTGACCGCCAGCAATCCGAGCGGATGCCAGGCCGACCTGTTCCCGTTCGTCGAGATGACGGTCTCCTCCGGCAGCAACGGCAATCCGGTGCCGAAGCCCCTAGCGGAAGGCGATATCGCGATGGGCTTCTACAACGTCGCCAGGGGCGACGCGCCCTATTTGACCAAGCTCGCCCGCGAGTTCACGCTCAACGACAATTACCATCAGGCGGTGATGGGCGGAACCTACGCCAACCACATGATGATCGGCTATGCCGGCTCGCTCTATTACGCCGACCAGAACGGCGATCCCGCGACCCCGCCCCCCAATCAGATCGAGAACCCCAATCCGGCGCCGAACACCAACAATTGGTACGCCAATGACGGTTACGGCGGCGGCAGCTACACCAACTGCTCCGACCCCTCACAGCCGGGCGTCGCGGCGATCGTCAATTATCTGACTGCCGTCCATGTGCCGGCGGACTGCGCGCCGGGCGCCTATTACCTGCTCAACAACTACGTCCCGGCTTACATCGGCAGCGGCGTCACCGATCCGGTCAACAACGGCCAGTTCACGCTGCCGCCGGTGATCAAGCAGAAGCACATCGGCGACGAGCTGACCGCGGCCAGCGTGTCGTGGGCGTATTTCGGCGAGCGCTGGAACGACTTCAAGACCGCCCCCGGCGAGGGCGTGCAGTTCGGAGCGCTCGACCCGATCGCGTATCTCTATTGCAACATCTGCAACCCGTTCCTCTACTCCGCTTCGGTCATGACCAACCAGGCGCAGCGCGATGCGCATATGAAGGACACGCTCGATCTCTATGACGCCATCGAAAACGGCAGCCTGCCGGCGGTGTCGTTCGTGAAGCCGAGCACCTTCAACGACGGCCATCCGTCCTCGTCCAGGGTCGATCTGTTCGAATCCTTCACCAAGAACATCATCGACAAGGTGCAGGCCAACCAGGATCTCTGGGAATCGACCGCGATCCTGGTCACCGTCGACGAAGGCGGCGGCTATTACGACTCAGGCTACGTCCAGCCGCTCGACTATTTCGGCGACGGAACACGCATCCCGCTGATTGTGGTGTCGAAATATTCGCAAGGCGGACACGTCTCGCATGAATATTCCGACCATGCCTCGATCCCGAAATTCATCGAACGGAACTGGGATCTGCCGAAACTCTCCAAGTACAGCCGGGACAATCTGCCGAACCCGAAGACGTCGGATGATAACCCGTACGTTCCGACCAACCGGCCGGCGCTCGGCGATCTCTTCGGCAATTTCCAGTTCGGGGATCGCGACGACCATCATCACGGCGACAATTGA